The Rhinolophus ferrumequinum isolate MPI-CBG mRhiFer1 chromosome 2, mRhiFer1_v1.p, whole genome shotgun sequence genome includes the window tattttggagtgatgaaactgttctaaaTCTTGGCTCCTTTGTCTTTTTGCAAGCTGGCCCCTCTTCTGCAAGCCCTCCCCTGTCTTCTGTCTATCCAAAACCACGACGTGGTAAATCCTACTCTGTACTGCGGTCCTCCCTGAACTCTCAATTCCCTCTCTGCGTCTGTGCTGCTCAACGTAGGACAGGCCCCTGAGAGTGTTCACATGTGTCTGGCTGGTATTATtctgatttcagtttctttaccaACACAGCGCAGGATGTAGCGTTACTCACTTCTACGCCCGTCACTCAAAATAATGCACACGTGGCCCAGCAAACAGTAGGCCCTCTATACAGTGCACCCACGAGGTGGAGTGACCACCGAGGTTCAGGAGGAGACGAAATTTAAGCTGAACCTGGGTCTGGAAGGGCTAATGAGGCACCTTCGAGGGAGTTCAGGCCACCAAGGACCGGAGTGGTGGAGAAAGGGCGGAAATTGCCGAGGCACCCGAGGCGCATCATAACCACCCACAGCCTGGTACAGTGGCGCCCCGCTCTGGCCCCGCGTACCTTGCCCTCGTAGGAGCGCTCGGCCGCGCTCACCGACTTGGCCTGgatcagcagcagcaggaagagcGGCAGCAAGAAGCCAGCAGCAGGTACAGCCACCAGGATGCTGCACACCAGCTAAGGCGCAGCCCCGAGGAACCGTGCGTCctagccccacccccatccccgaCTCCGCCCCAAACAGCCCTGCCCACAACCAGCCCCGTCCATTCGCTCCCCTCGCTCCAACCCCGCATAAACCTCACCCCACCCTGCTGTCTAAGCCCCCGTAACACCTTTAACACCCCCTAACATGACCCTGCTAGATTTCTCACCTCTTCGCAGTTCCTCCTAGCCCTGCCCATCTCCCTGTCCCCACCCGCCCTCACCTAGTCCCAGGTTGATCCTCTCAAACAGCCCCGCCCACCATTAGCTCGGCTACCGAGACCCCGCCCCTGGGCTGTCTGGGTCCTCCCCACCGCTCCCCACGTGGGCCTGGAGGATACGCGACGACCCTGTCTATGGAGAAGGGCAGGTGGGTCGTGCGCAGCAGGAAGATCAGGCAGGTGACCAGCACGGCACCCGAGTAGAGGCACAGGGATAGGACGAGCAGCATAAACAAGCGGAAGTTGCGGTGACCGATGCAGTTATTGACCCACTTGCAGTGATGGTCAAAATCCTGGTGGAGAGGGGCCAGACCTCCAGGACCCGACCTCTGGCCGAGGCTCAGTCGCCTCTAAATCTGAGGCCTTCCCTGAGCCACAAAGTCCCTAACGTTAGCTTTTCGGTGGTCAGATCACTGTTAGTCAGGGCTCTGTGGCTCACAAGGTCGCCTGTCAAGAGGCCTTTAGGGGCAAGGCCTGTCTGCTCTTCTGTGGGACACATCCTGGTGTAACTTTGGACAGGACAGGGAGTATCTCTGGGCATATGTTTTCTCATCCAGCGGATGAGATAATAACACACTTGCCCAGCCAGCATTCCAGCATGGCAAGGACCACGTAAGACAGCACATTTGCAGACCTCTGCAGGCAGTGCAAGGCAGAGAGACAAGCACTCAGAGCCCAGCAGGCACCCAGAGGAGGACAGGCAAAGCTCCCAGGCCAGGGTTGCAGCCATCCTGAGGCCTTGGGCATCTAGTTCGGTGAGCCTGGGGGTAGAATGGGTTGCCTTTCTTCCTCTTGGCCTGACCAAGGCCAGCATAGATGTGGATGCCCTTGTGTGTATCAGCACCTGTGCAGGCAAGGGCCAGCCTCCCAGGACAGGTGTAGGCACAGAGGCAGTGACCTGCATGAGTGACCAAGAGGGCCTGGGAGTTACTGCCACCCTAGGCCTTTAGCAGTTCCAGAAGTGGTTTCATGCCCGCCAGTGGCCCCCATGTTAGTGGGCCTCCTGGTCCCGGCCAggtgctgggtggggagggggagtgggAAGACAGGCAGGCGAGAGGGACACTCACCTCCACACAGATGTTGCACCAGGGGCAGTGGTAGGTCCGGGGTGGGCGATGGAAGCAACACTTCTGGCACCACTGCAGGCGGAAGGCCCTGTGGTTCACCCACACTACATGTACCATCATGGGACCCTGTTCTTTGGAGCCTGGCACGGGAAGAGGATTGGACAGCGCCACGAGGCTCTTCCATCAGTGTGTTGCTGGTGGCTTGAGGGCAGGGGGTATCCTCACAGTATCACTGGGCTCcgggaagggtggggaggaggtgggcaggggaaTCCTTGGTCCCCGCTGAGCAAGCTGACAAAGCTTGGAGAGGCTGGCAGTCAAAGGGAAGGTGAGTTTCCTCAAGGGGAGTTCTATGAGAACTCAGGTCTTTGGAATCATGATGGATGCTTTAAGGAGTTTGTGcaatgagaaggagaaagagagaactgAGTGGTTGTGAAGAGCTGGCTTctctcccccacctgcccctgcccagccctctAAGGCAACTGGATGTGTTTTGCCACATCTCAGTGGCTTGGAAAATGAAGCGCTAGAAGCAGGGCCCAAGCAAATGAGGAAGGACATGGGGTGAAGGGGTCCTGAGGCCCCAGGAGAAGAGATGGGAGGGGTACTTCAGGAATCATCCGTGTAGGCAGGAGCCCTTAGGGTGCCACCTCATTCACCCAGGGGGCCCAGGTCTCACCTTGATGCAGAATGCCAGGGTCTGAGAAGTTGAGTGAAACGAGACTGAAGAAAGTGAGCACAAAGAGGAGACCTGTGATGATGGGAAAGGCCCATTCCCCATTCTGGGCCAGCCATCTGCAACTGAGAGCAGAGCAGGACTCAGCCCTGATCTGGGGTGGCCAGAAGCTCCTCAGGACCCCGTCCACCTTTCAGAACCCACAGACCTTAAAGTTTGCTCTAAACATCCACGCTATTGACAGATCTCTAGAGGCTCCACCAAATGTCTCCCACTATTCCCAGCCTCCTGCAGCTCCCAAATGCACCAAGTACTCTATACATCTCTGTCTTTGCACATTCAGTTCCCTCTGCTTAGAATATCTTCCTTCTCTGACCCCTCTTCTGAACTTCCCCTGCATCCACACTACCaccatctgttttcctttttctttctgtaagaaACCTGCCAGCTCATGTGGTAGACTCACGGGAATGCAAAAAAGAGTCCACTGAAAACCACCAGCAGCATGACATTGAAGGCAGCAAACAGGCTCGGGAGGATCCAGGGAAGTGGGGCCTGAGGGGGGGGATGGGGCTCCTTCAAGAGCGGCATGGCTGGACCTCCTGCGCCCCCAGAGGAGATCAGAGCCACCAGGTTTCCTTCCCCCTGCAGACTCCAGGAGCCCCATGGCCACAGCGGCCTCAGAAGCCACAGCTAAGGGTGGAAGGAAAGAAGTCCCAGTGTGACATCACAGAGGCTGAGGAGAATGGGAAACTCTGGGGGTTTCCCATTCTGCTGCTCCAGGGACTCTGCAGCAGAACTGTCTGCAAACCTGCCCCACTCCCACTCGTGCTGGGGACTGAGAGCTCCTGCCGCTGGGAGGAGGTTAACTTCCAGACCACGAGATTAGAGAAACTCATGGGGAGGACGTGGGTGATTCTAAAGACCCTTTCAGGCTCTGTGCTCATTGAAGCCGTGCTCATTGCTCgctctatctccattttttcctttttgttattatAGAATTCCACTTTGGGAGAAGGGCAGCGAAATAATTGTCCAGCTTCCCTTGTTTACAGGGTTGGCTTCATGACAATTCCGGTCACTGAGATATAAGTGGGTGTCTGTTGAGGGTTTCTAGAAAAGCTTTTGCCTTCCTGATAAAAGGGGGAAAGGACATAGTTGGCACAGTGCTGCCCCTCTCTTCCTGTCTTGAACCTAGATGCGCTGGCTGAGGGTGCCACATTGGACCCATTAGGCAATAAGTCAACATGCTACACAGACAGAGTGACATTGTTGAGTCTCTGCCCCAGCCTTGAACTGCCTCCCTCTGAGTTGCttattatgtgagaaaaataactGGGTTTTCTGTCGCCTGCAGCTGACGTTTGTCATTTGTTTTAGCCACTGAGCATCTGAACCCCTCTGTGTTTGGAGGATTCCCCTCACTGTGACTCTTGATGAAGGGCAAGGACCGGTCCCCATCCCGGTTGGAGCTGAATATGCCAGACACTCACATTGGAAGCCTTTCTTCCAGCTAGCACACAGGCCTGTGACCCAGGCGCCACCAAGTAGCTGACAGGGGGGTCTGCTGAGATGCAGCAACTGCACATATTGTCAGAGTTCCTATGTGTGGAAGTGTAATGGACATTTTGAATGTCACTTTAATTTCAACAGAGAATGTATTATTCTTCAACATGGATAAAATTTGTAATTCTAAGATTCTTACTTTGAATTGGACAAAATGAACTAGAACAttttggggaaattaatttgattaaaaacagc containing:
- the ZDHHC19 gene encoding palmitoyltransferase ZDHHC19, with translation MPLLKEPHPPPQAPLPWILPSLFAAFNVMLLVVFSGLFFAFPCRWLAQNGEWAFPIITGLLFVLTFFSLVSLNFSDPGILHQGSKEQGPMMVHVVWVNHRAFRLQWCQKCCFHRPPRTYHCPWCNICVEDFDHHCKWVNNCIGHRNFRLFMLLVLSLCLYSGAVLVTCLIFLLRTTHLPFSIDRVVAILVAVPAAGFLLPLFLLLLIQAKSVSAAERSYEGKCRYLQGYNPFDHGCASNWYLTICAPLGPKYLAEAVWLQRMVEPEWVPMQNLHLPMCPSSLSPPVLPRPGSAYHPQPLARYKPGKGPPGSGEAAALQELHAGPVLPVLREAPGRGSSLHTPRCQEHLHLHLTS